The genomic stretch TTTCTTCTGGACCTAGGATTGAACCAAGTTGGCAGGATCACTGGTATAAGATGGATCAATATCTAACAAAATTGCCAAACCTTGTACCCTCagtaattataataaaatatagaattttttgtatggatacccttctaaatatcggattttatatgaatacccttttaaaattggtatttgcatgtatactctcgTAAAACTCTATTATTGTTCAAATGCCCTTAATATAATGGTTGTTCTAACGGTgttaagaaaaattatttttatattgattaaaaataaaataaattttgaaattatgctATTATTTCTATCTTGTTTATGCTATGGGGATTGCGATCGCGATTCCGCGGACGTTTGCGACTGGTGATCGCCAGCCGCGAGCAAAATCGGGATCGCAAGCCGCGAGCGGGATCGTCTCTGTCCCTTCCAAGATCCCGCCCACTTCCAAACAAAACCATCATGAGAGCTCGCCTCTGTCCCTCCTTCCGCTCTGCTCGTCCATGCATATCTGCTTGCACCGGCAATCTACGCTGCAGAATCCCGTGTCACCCCTccaacaaaaataaagaaaaataaaacttctagatatatatataggagTTTGTACTCCCAAAATATCCACACGGAGCTGAGTAGGAAGATATGCTCACCTGTACAGGTAGATGTCCTTCCCTTCTTGGAGTCTTCTGCGGGTAGCAGAACTCTAGGAAAGGGCTTGTGGGGAAGGAATTGGGAGgaggggggattggagatggaacggaggagagagaagagtttcgGAGGATGGAGGTCTTGCTGAGGATTAGGGTGTTCTCTGGGAAGTTCTTCTGGGCTTCCAAAAGGACGCTGAAACCCGCCATCAAAcactcttcccttctctcccttcttcttcttcttcttcttcttcttcttcgaaaGCGAGGTTGGGGGCATTTTAAAGGAAGAGGTCGTGTCTAGTGCATAAAGGCAACTCCAGTCCAAGCAAGGAAGAGGTTGGGAGCATCAGAGTCGAAGGGCATGGCATAAAGGAACGTCGGGAGCTTGTCGTTCCGATGCCTCAAGCAAGGCTCGTTGCCCAAGTGCGAGTCCCTCCAGTCCATGAGCACCATCTTGTCCGCGTCGAAACGCTGGCCCTCCACCTCTGCGAGTATCCCATGCGCAATCTGGTACCCAAGGTTCCTCACCGGCCCCTCAAACTCTATAAATGGACTCGTGAATCCGGTGGCGTCAACGACCATGCTAGCTTTCAGCTCGGAATCATTGGAGCACGTGACGACGGAGTTGAACTccttgtgctccaccttccatgCCTTGGCCTTGTACATGGAACTTGACCCCATTAGAGGCGCATCCTTGCAGCAGCTGCGTCTTTAGTCTTTTATGACCCCATAGCCTCGAACTCATCAACCCAAACGCCACAGTTGTTGGGGTCGATGCAGCAGATGCGAATGCCATGCGCGGAAGCTTGCTCGGCGAGGCATAGGCCGGCTGGGCCGCAGCCTAGGACGACCACGTTGTAGGATGATGAGTTTGATAACGAGACGCTCTTGCATGGATTCGTGGCTCAGATCCAAAAAGCTTTGCAATCTGCTGCTGCGAGCTTTGATGATGGTTTTGTTTGAAAGTGGGCAGGATCTTGGAAGGGACAGAGGCGATCCCGCTCGCATCTTGCAATCCCGATCTTGCTCGTCGCGAATGGCCGCGGGATCGTGAGTCGTGAACTTCCGTAGGATTGTGATCGCGATCTAAAAGATAAGAGCAATAgcgtaatttcaaaattttatttttttaattaatataaaattaattttttataattcggTTAGAATAACCGTCAGGATAtttgaataataataaaattttataaaggTATACATGCTcaagcaaaatttgatatttggaCATGTATCCGTGCAACAAAATCCTAAAAATATGATAGGGGGACAAAAAAAAGATTTCCAGAGGGCCACCGGATGTTGCTCCACGTTTGCCGCCTACCTTCTTGCTGTTTCCCACCATGACCGAGGCTTTCATTCAGCGCGATCATGTCCGTTAAGCCAACGCGCAATCCTT from Phoenix dactylifera cultivar Barhee BC4 unplaced genomic scaffold, palm_55x_up_171113_PBpolish2nd_filt_p 001642F, whole genome shotgun sequence encodes the following:
- the LOC120108922 gene encoding capsanthin/capsorubin synthase, chromoplastic-like, coding for MGSSSMYKAKAWKVEHKEFNSVVTCSNDSELKASMVVDATGFTSPFIEFEGPVRNLGYQIAHGILAEVEGQRFDADKMVLMDWRDSHLGNEPCLRHRNDKLPTFLYAMPFDSDAPNLFLAWTGVAFMH